The Solirubrobacter pauli sequence CGAGGCCGCGACGTCCCGCCGCTCGGCGACCCAGAAGCCGGGCGCCGGCTCGTCGTTGAGGTGGTGCTTGGTCGTCTCGTCCTCGGTCCAGCCGTAGGAGTGCGCGAGCTCGTGGGCGACGATCCAGCCACCCGTGTTCTGACGCTCGACGAGGCCCGCGTCGAACCCGCCGCCGTTGGGCGCGATGCCGACGGCCTGCTGGAAGCCCTCGATCTGCTGCCGCGAGAACCAGCCCTGCGGGACGACGCCGATCACCTTGTCGATCTCGGGGTCATTCCACTTCAGGCGATCCAGCCGGTGCATCAGCTGGCCGGGCCCCATCAGGGTCGGCTCGGTGAGCGGCGGGGCGTGGACCAGCCGCGACGCGCAGTCGGTGACGACCGTGAACCTGTCGGGATCGACCGGCCAGCCGGCCTCGATGAAGCGCTCGGCGCCCTCGGCGACGTCCTGCACGTCACGGCAGGCGGGGAAGGCCTCGTCGTCGGCCGCGACCGGGACGAACAGCACCTTCAGCGCGCGCGGTTGCACGACCGCCTTCGAGCCCTCACCTGTGTTGTTGTCCGGGTTCGTGTCGGCGCTGCGCGCGTTGAGCGTGACCTTCGCCGTGACGCGGCCCGCGCCGACCTCGATCGGGTCGCGCGCCAGCAGCTGGACCGGGTTCAGGCCCGGCCGCAGCACGACGTCCTCCTCGAGCGTGCGCTCGACGCGGCGGCCGTCCGCGTCGTCGTAGGCCAGCTCGACCTTCGCTCGGGCGGACGTGCGCTCGGCGCCCAGCGAGCGGACCATCACGCGCACCGTCGTCGGCCGTCCGGCGGCCAGGCGCGCGGCGTCTTGGGCGGCCTGGTGCGGACGCACCGAGATGAGCTCGAGGTCCGGCGCGGCCGCGCTCATCGGCGCGAACAGCACGTTGGGGTCGTCGTGGGTCCAGGTCTCGCCCCACTTCCACCACGCGAAGCCGGCGCCCTGCGGGTCCGGTCCCCACGCCGCGGCGACCGGCTGCAGGTCCTTGCCCGGCGAGGCGTCGACGGTGCGGAGCTGGAAGGTCTGGCCGCGGTCGGACGAGAACGCCGCGACCGGGTCCAGGTCGAAGCCGTCGGGGTTCGGAGCGCTGTGCCAGACGGCGACGACCGAGTCGCCGTGCGCGTCCACGTACGGGTGGCTCTGGGTGTGCCAGGTGTACAGGTACGGGCCGAGCACCTGCGGGCCGCCGAAGCCGGCGCCGCCGTTCGTGCTCCGCGCGATGTACATGTTGCCCTGCGCGCGCCACGTCACGTAGACGCGGTCGTCGTCGACGTCGAGGCCGTACGGGGCCGAGCAGTAGTCGCCGACGCAACGGGCGCCGCTGAGGACGTGCTCGCCCCACGACGCGCCGCCGTCCCCCGACGTCACGACCAGCGGCTCGGCACCGAAGTCCTTGCCGGAGCCGTCCTCGCGGTCCCACGAGGAGCGCTTGCTGATCGCGACGGCGACGGTCCCGTCGGCCGCGGCGATCGTCGGGCTCCCCGGGTGGAGCGTCCAGCTGCCGTCGTGGACCTGCTGCATCGGCTCGATCGAGCGGCCGCCGTCGACCGAGCGGCGCACGTACACGTCGGCGCCGGAGCTCAGCCACGTCCAGTAGACGTGGTCGCCGTCGAGGGCGAGCGAGAAGTCGCTGCCGCGGTCGCCGGGATCGTTGACCTGGGCGAAGCACGGGAACGTCTTCGCGCCGTCGCGGCTGCCCGCCGTCCAGATCCGGCTCGTGTTGTCGGTGTACGCGACGAACACGTTGTCGCCGTCGGCGGCGAGCTTGAGGTCCCACGCGCCGTGACCGGTCGGACGCCCCGCGCGGACGGGCGGCGCGAACGTGCGTCCGCCGTCGTGGCTGGCGGCGACGACCGCGTGGCGCTCGCTCTGCCAGAACGAGCCCTGGATCCAGCCGACGTAGACGTCGTCGCCGTCGACGGCGATCTTCGGGTCCTCGACCGACACCGTGCCCGGCCCTTGCAGGCCGTGCGAGCCGCCGATCTCGGTGCCGGTGGCGGAGATGCGGTTGATGGAGACGCCCTGGCGCTCCTCCGCATAGACGACGAAGGTCGTGTTGCCGTCGGTCGCGATCGCCGGCGCCCAGGTGCGGGACGCGGGCGTGTCGGACAGCAGCGACGCCTCGCCCACCGCGGGCGAGCGCAGGTCGGCGGAGGCCGTGGCGGGGATCAGCGCGAGAGCGAGGAGCGCGAGGAGAAGGGCCCGGAAGCGGTGCATTGGGGCGGCACTCTGCGTACGCGGGATTGCCACGAGTTTGCACGGGCCTTGCCGCGACCGATGAGTTTCGGCAAGGTCGGCCGTCTACAGGGACATGACCTCCCCGGAACGCACACGCTGGGCCGCCCTGTACGTGCTCTGCGCGGGCACGCTCATGATCGTCCTGGACGCCACGATCGTGAACGTCGCCCTTCCCTCCATCCAGGACGACCTCGGGTTCTCGGCGAGCTCGCTCGCATGGGTCGTCAACGCCTACCTGATCGCCTTCGGCGGCCTGCTCCTGCTGGCCGGCCGCGCGGGTGACCTGCTCGGGCAGCGGAACGTCTTCCTCGCCGGGCTCGTCCTGTTCACCGCCGCTTCAGTCGCCTGCGCGGTCGCGCAGACGCAGTCGATGCTGATCGCCGCGCGCTTCGTCCAGGGCGCCGGCGGCGCGCTCACCTCCGCGGTCGTCCTCGGGATGATCGTGACCATGTTCCCGACGCCCCGCGAGCAGGCGAAGGCGCTCGGCGTCTATGGCTTCGTCGCTTCCGCCGGCGGGTCGATCGGCCTCCTGGCCGGCGGCGTGCTCACGGACGCGCTCGACTGGCACTGGATCTTCTTCATCAACGCTCCGATCGGCGTGGCGACCGGCGTGCTCGCGCTGCGGCTGGTCCCGTCGTCGTCCGGGCTCGGGCTGCGCGGCGGCGCCGACCTGCCGGGCGCGGCGCTGCTGACCGGTGGCGTGATGCTCGGCGTCTACACCATCCTCGGCGTGACCGAGCACGGCTGGCTCGCCGGTCGCACGCTGCTGCTCGGCGCGGTCTCCGCGGTCGCGCTCGGCGCCTTCCTCGTGCGCCAGACGCGCGTGGCGACGCCGCTGATGCCACTGCGGTTGTTCCGCTCGCGGGACGTGAGCGGCGCGAACGTCGTGATGGCGCTGATGGTCGTCGGCATGTTCAGCCTGTTCTTCCTCGGCGCGCTCTACCTGCAGCTCGTGCTGGGCTACGACCCGCTGGCCGTCGGCCTCGCGTTCCTGCCCTCCACGCTGGTGATGGGCGCGACGTCGCTGAAGCTCTCGCAGCGGTTCGCCCCGCGGGCCATCCTCGCGCCCAGCATGCTGTTCGTGCTGGCGGGCCTGTTGCTGTTCTCCCGCACGCCGGTGGACGGCACCTTCGCCGTCGACGTGCTGCCGGCCACGATCCTGATCGGCCTGGGCGCCGGTCTGTCGATGCCCGCGATCATGACGCTCGCGATGTCCGGCGTCGCGCCCGAGGACACCGGGCTGGCCTCCGGGCTGATCAACACCACCGTGCAGGTCGGCGGCGCGATCGGCCTGGCCGTCCTGGCGACGCTCGCCGCCGGGCGCACGGGCGCGTCGACCGCACCCGCGGACCTGCTCGCCGGCTACCACCTCGCGTTCCTGATCGGCGCGGGCGTCCTGGCCGCCGCGACCGTGGTCGCCGTGTGGCTGACGCGTCCCTCAGTCCTGCAGGTACTCCGCGTCCGAGACGTGCTCGCCCCAGATCGCGTCTGACCCGTCGTCGGCGATCTCCTGCATCGCCAGATGGGTCATGAAGTTCGCTGAATCGGCACCGTGCCAGTGCTCTTCCCCGGGCTCGAAGTGCACGGTATCGCCGGCCCGGATGGGCTCCACGTTCCCCCCTCGCGACTGAGCGAGGCCGGAGCCCTCGGTCACGTGGATCGTCTGGCCGAACGGATGTTTGTGCCAGGCGGTCCGCGCTCCGGGCGCGAAGTGGACGCTCAGGAGCTTCACGTGCGGGCCGGTGGAGATCGGGTCGATCCACACCTCCCCCGTGAACCAGTCGGGGTTGCCGCGCTGCGTCGCGTGCTGACGGGGACGGATGACCTCCATGGGCCGGGACCCTACCCGTCGTCGTCGGCGCCCTCGCCCTTGTCCTGCTTCTTGGCCTGGCCGGGCGGCTCGCCCTCCCGCTTGGCCTGACCGGGCGGCTCGGCGTCCTTCTTGGCCTGGCCCGGCGGGTCGGCCTTCGGCGTCACCACCGCCGTGGGTGCCGGCGTCGTCTCGCTCGTGGGCGCCTTGTCCGGCTTCTGCGGCTTGGCCTTGTCGGGCTTCGACCGCCCCGGGGGCTGCTTCTTGGGCTTCGCCTGCCCGGGTGGGGTGTCCGGCGGGCCGCGCCGCTCCGACTGCTCCGGCTTGGTCTTCGGCTCCTTCTCGGGCTTGGCCTTCTCCGGCTTGTCGGGCTTGGCCTCCTTGCCGGGCGGAGTCCCGCGCGGCGCCGGGTCCGAGGCCTGCTCGCGCTCGCCCTGCCGCGTCTCGGCCGGCGGGTCCTGCACGGCCGGGGAGATGACCGGCGTGCGGCGGCGCTTGGCCGCCGTGCGCTTCGTCGGCTTGTCCTTCTTGGCCGTCGCCGGCGTGTTCTCGGTGCTCGTGCGCACGGCGCCGGGCGTCGCGGTCGGCGTGGCCGTCGTGGTCGACGTCGGCGTGGGCGTCGTGGTCGCGGCCGCCGGCCGGTCGGGCGCCTGCCGCGGCGTGGTCGGCGGAGCCTCGGCCGCTGCCCGCGGCGGCGGCTTGTAGAACTCGACCGCCGCGACGGTCGCGCCGCCACCGGCGATCGCCACGCAGGCCAGCAGCTTGGCCGCGCCGCCACCGCCGAGGATCTGGGCGAGGAGCGCGGCGGCGCCCGCGGTGGGCAGCGGCGGGGCGAGCATCGCGAGCCGCTTGGAGCGCTGGTCGATGTCGGTCTGGAAGCGTCGGCAGCCCGCGCACGAGCGCAGGTGGGCGCGCACGCCGCGCCCGCGCAGCACGCGGCCGTCGCCGTCCGAGAGCATCCGGCGGACGTCGTCGCAGGGCATCTCACGCCCCTCCCGCGCGCTGAACAGCGCGCTGCGGGCTTCGTAGATCGTCTGCTTGACGTTCGCGGCGGACGTCTCGAGCACGACCGCGATCTCCGCGTGCGAGAGCCCGTTGAGCTCGCGCAGCACGAGCGCCGCGCGCTGGCGGTCCGGCAGGTCGGCGAGGTCCATCTGCAGCAGCCGCAGCTCCTCGCGCTCGCTCACGCGGTCCTCGAGGTCCGCCGGGATCGGGATGTCGTCCAGCTCGGTGGTCGTCCGCCGCTTGCGCAGGATGGAAATCGCTTCGTTGTGGGCGATGCGGAACAGCCACGGCCGCAGCTCGAAGTCGCGCTGCTCGTCCTGCAGCGCCGCGAACGCGCGGGTCATCGTGCTCTGCAGCGCGTCCTGCGCGTCCTCCTCGTGGCGCAGGATCGAGCGGCAGTACCGGTAGAGGTCCTGATGATGGCGCTCGTAGACCGCCGCGAAGGCCGCAGCATCGCCACGCGCGGCGCGCGAGCGCAGGGTGCTCTCGCGGCGAAGGCGCAGGTTCGCAGGCACGGCGGTCATCGGCCACACATCCTGAACGTCATCTCTCCAGAAAGGTCAGGAACAAATTCCTACCCGACCTTTCCTGTCTCTGCGCGTTGACTGGACAAATGGCCCCATACAACCCCCAAAAAACGTTGTCTCTGCTCGAGAAGACGCTCACGGCGGACCCCACCGCCAGCCTGCGCGCCCTGACGGCCCTCCGGGCCGAGCTGGACGTGCTGGAGCGGCATCTCGTCGGGCGGGCGCTGCAGGAGGGACAGACGTACACGCAGATCGCGCGTCCGCTCGGCATCTCCCGCCAGGCGGCCCACCGCCGATACCGCGACCTCACTTCACCGCCGCGGCTCTCCGAGGTCGCGCGCGCGACGCTCGTGCGGGCACGCGAGGAAGCCGCCCGGCACGGCTCGCGCAGCATCGACGGCGAGCACCTCGTGCTGGCCCTCGCGCGGGCGGGCGCGCTGTCGATCGACGTCGAGGCCGCGCGCCGCAGCTTCGCCCCGCCGGCGATGAACGCGCCCGCTCCGGCCGGGCTGCATCCTGCGCTCCACGCGCGGCTCGTGCGCAACTCGGGCGAGCTCGGCCTCGAGCAGCTCGTGAAGGCCACGCTCGAGGACGCCGGCGCGCGCCGGCTGCTGGAGCAGTTCGGCCGCGGTTCAGTCCACCAGCTTGTTGACCGTCGCCCAGTTGCGAACGGTCGCGGTGCCGGCGAGCCCCGGTTTGCCGAGGGCCTTCATCAGGCGTGAGTTCTGCATCCCCTCGGGGCACCACGCGTAGATCTCGGTGCCCCGGGCGACGAACCGGTCCGGGGTGAAGTCCTCGGCCTCCAACTGGTCGAGCGTGGGCTCGCGGTCGAGGAAGACGACGAGGTAGCGGGTGGGGTCGTCGACCTCGCCCTTGAACGGGTCGTTCGCGATCACGGCGCGCAGCTCGTCCATCGTGCGCAGGACGACGTCGATCTGCATGTCGAAGCGCTGCTGCAGCGCCCGCTCGAGCGTGCTGCGGGAGGTTCGCCCGGTGAAGATGGCGTTTCCACTGGCGAGGACCGTCCGCACGTCCGTGTAGCCGAGCTCTTCGAGAAGTGCCCGCAAATCGGCCATGGCGACGCGCCGCTTGGAGCCGAGGTTGATACCGCGAAGGAGCGCAAGGTTGCGGGGCACGCCCGCGAAGGTATCCGTTCGTACAGGCCCGCGCGAACCTGAAGGTTCCCTTACGAGACTCTTCAGGAGCCGCTTAGAGATCCGGGAGACACTGCCGCTGCGCTTCGATGAGGAGGAGCGCGCGGGTCAATCTCTGTGGAGGGTCTGATGTTCTCTGTTAAGACGCGGCGTGTTGCCGTGCCGATGGTCGTCGCCTGCGTTGGCGTGCTGGGTTCTGCTACTGCGGCGCACGCGCAGTCAGGTGGCTTGTCGGTCACGCCGGCGTCTCTCGAGAACCGCGCCAAGCTCGGCTCGGTCGGCTCGCTCACGCTCAACAACACGACGCGCGAGACGCTGCGCGTGACGGTCACGGTGCGTCCGTGGCGTCAGCAGCTCAACGGCACGGTGGTCGCTGATCCGCGCTCGAACCTCACGCGGTACGTGCGGGCCACCACGCGCACGTTCAACATCGGCGCCGGCGCGAAGCGGCCGGTCAGCTTCCGCATGGTCCGCCGCCTGAGCTCGCTGTACGCGAGCGTCGACATCCTCGGCAAGCCGACCAACACCAAGGGCCGCAAGGGCATCATCCCGAACTACCGGCTGATCTCGAAGCTGCGTCTGAATCCGGCCAAGAAGACCTACAAGTTCCGCACGGGCGCGGCGCAGGTCCGCTCGGGCAGCGTGATCCTGCCGGTGCGCAACCTCGGCAACTCGATCGACCCGATCGGCGGCAGCTACCGCATCAGCGGCCCGTCGTCCAAGAACGGCAACGCCGCGGCGATCTCCGCGCTGCCCGGCAAGCTCGTCGGCCTCAACCTGGGCTCCACGCGCGGCATGAAGAAGGGTCGCTACACCGTGACCGCGACGGTCAAGCAGGGCAGCCGCAGCGCCAACGTGCGCACGAGCTTCACGATCCGCTAGCCGGGTAGACAGCGACTCGTGGGGGCTGCTGCTCGCGAGTCGATCTTCACGCTGGAAGCGACGCCGATCAAGTTCGGCCCCGGCGCGGTGGACGACGCCGGCTGGGAGCTGAAGCGCCTGGGCGTGACCCGGGCGCTGCTCGTCACGGACCCGGGGATCCCGCACGTGGACCGGGTCCGCGCGGCGTTGGGCGACGTGGACGTCGTCGTCTACGACGGCGCGCGCGTGGAGCCCACGCTGGAGTCCTTGCAGGCCGCGGCCGACTTCGCGCTGGACGCCGAGGTGGGCGGGTTCGTCTCGCTGGGCGGCGGCAGCGCGATCGACACGGCGAAGGTCGCGAACCTGATCGTGAGCCATCCCGCGCCGGTGATGGACTACGTGAACCCGCCGATCGGGTCGGGGCGTTCCGTCCCGGGTCCGCTGCGCCCGCACCTGGCGATCCCCACCACGTGCGGCACGGGGTCGGAGGCGACCACGGTCGCCGTGCTGGACATCCCCGAGCGCCGCGTCAAGACCGGCATCTCGCACCGCTATCTGCGGCCTTCGCAGGCGATCGTCGACCCGGAGCTGGCGTCGACCCTGCCGTCCGAGGTCGTGGCGTCGGCCGGGCTGGACGTGGTCTGCCACGCCGCGGAGTCGTTCCTGTCGAAGCCGTACACCGCGCGGGAGAAGCCCTCCTCGCCGGATGCGCGCCCGCCGTACCAGGGGGCGAACCCGGTCGCGGACGTCTGGTCGCAGAAGGCGCTCGAGTACGGCGGCCGCTTCCTGCGACGCGCGGTCGCGGACGGCGACGACGTCGAGGCGCGCGGGGCGATGATGCTCGCCGCCTCGATGGCGGGCGTGGGCTTCGGGTCCGCGGGCGTGCACATCCCGCACGCGTGCGCCTATCCGATCGCGGGGCTCAAGCACGAGTGGACGCCGCCCGGCTATCCGTCGGGCCACGCGTTCGTCCCGCACGGGATCTCCGTGATCGTCACCGCACCCGCCGCGTTCGCGTTCACCGAGGAGGCGTCGCCCGAGCGCCACGCGCAGGCGGCGGCGCTGCTCGGCGGCTCCTCCCTGCCGGAGGCGCTGCGCTCCTTGATGGACGACCTGCGCGTCCCGTCCTTGGCCGAGCTCGGCTACGGACCGGACGACATCCCGGAGCTCGTCGAAGGCGCTCTGGCGCAGCAACGGCTGCTGGCCGTGGCGCCGCGCGAGGTCGGCGCCGACGACCTCGCGGCGATCCTGCGCGCCTCGCTCTGAGGTGCGCCCTCGCCGGGCGCCGGCGCTCCGCGCTCGCGCGCGACCGGTCGCGCCGGTGTGCCTAGAGCGTGCGCGGATGGTCGCTCAGCAGCTCGGCGCCGGTGTCGGTGACCAGCACGATCTCCTCGACCTGGACGCCGCCGAAGCCGGGCCGGCAGAGGAACGGCTCGATCGAGATCACGTCGCCCGCCTGCAGCGCCTCGCCCGTGCGGCCGAGCCCGGGCGCCTCGTGCACCTCCAGGCCGACGCCGTGCCCGAGCGCCGTCGGGAACCCCTCCATCAGGTGCTTGCCGGGCTTGCGCTGCGTCGGGAAGCCTTCGGCCTCGAACCGGTCGCAGGCCCGCGCGTGCAGCTGCTTGCCCTCGACCCCCGGCTTCACGTACGCCAGCGCGTCCTCGAGCACCTCCAGGACGAGCGCGTGCCAGCGCGTGATCTCAGGGTCCGGCTCGCCCACCACGAACGTCCGCGCGATGTCGGTGAACGTGCCGGTCTCCCGGTCCTGCGGCCACAGGTCGACGATCACCGGCTGCCCGGGCACGATCGGCCCCGTGCTCGATCCGTGCCCGGTCGCCGTGTCCGGCCCGGTCGCCACCGTGAACTCCCCCAACGCGGCGTGCGGCTCGACCGCCGCCCGCACGATCGCCCGCAGCTCGGTGCACGTGAGTCCGGGTGCGAGCGCCTCCCGCGCCGCCTGCAGCCCGTGCTCGGCCGCCCGCGTCGCCCGCTTGATCCCCTCGAGCTGCGCGGGCGTCTTGATCCGCCGCCGCGCGACGAACAGCGCGTCGTCGACGTGCAACGTGATCCCGCGCGCTTCCAGGAACCGCGCGGTGGCCAGCGGGAACGTCGCCGGCACCGCGGCCTCCGTCACGCCCATCGCCTCGCACGCCCGCGCCCGCACCTCGAGCAGTGCCTCGCCCCGCCCCATCCCGCCGACGATCAGCTCCCTCAACCCGAGCTCGCTCATCGTGTCGAGCTGCCGGAGGTCGGGCCGCGCCTTCGCGATGTTCGCCGCGTCCAGCGCCGAGGTCGTCGCGAACGCCACTCCGTCCCGCTCCCCGTACAGGAACGGATCGAGGATCGCAGCCGGCACCTCGTGCCGGAGCTCGGGAGACCGAATCGTGTCCGCGTCAATCAGCACGTTCATGGCACACATTCGTAACGAACGCGCGTAGATTCGTGCGTGCCGCCGCCGCGATCATGCGGGGGTGAGGAACGAAACTCCCGCATACGGGGAACTTGGTTCCGCGGACGCGGAGATCGCACGGGTTGCGGCGCGGCAATACGGCATCGTGACCGTGGCGCAGCTGCGCGCGGCCCGGCTGACCAAGAACGCGATCACCCGCCGGGTCAAGCAACAACGGTTGCACCGCGTCGGCCATGGCGTGTACGCGGTCGGACACACCGCGCTCTCGCAAGAGGGGCGATGGCTCGCTGAGGTGTACACGGCCGGGGAAGGCGCGGCACTCGGGTACTTCGCGGCCGCGAAGCTCTACGAGGTCTGGCGCTATCGCGTCTCCCTCATCGATGTCGTCGTCCCGGCACGCCGCCGCCCGAAGACGAGAGCGCGGCTGCACATGTGCCGCAACCTCGACCCACGCGACGTCACCGTCTTCCGCGGCATCCCCGTCACCACGTTCGCTCGCACGTGCGTCGACCTCACCGAGGAGCTGACCAAGTGGGAGCTCGCGAACCTGCTCCACGAGGCCTGGTGGCGCAAACGCCTCTCGATCCCCGCGCTGCACGAGACCCTCGCGAGAGCGAACGGACGCCGCCACCTCAACCGGCTCGAACAGGCGATCGCGCTGCACGAGGACGGAAGTGCGGGCACGCGCTCCAGGGACGAGCTGCGCTTCCTGATCGGCTTCGAGCAGGCCGGCCTGCCGGAGCCGCTCGTCAACACGGACCTCGCCGGGCACGAGGTCGACTTCCACTGGCCGACGCTGAAGCTCGCGCTCGAGCTGGACGGGATCGGGCACGACCGCGCGCGCACGCAACGCGAGGACGAACGCAAAGAAGCCGCCTGGCGAGCAGGCGGCTTCGAGGTGCTGCGGTTCAAGGAATCGCAGCGGCGGGCGGCCACGGATGCCGTGGCCGCCCGCGTGCTGCGTGCGCCTACGGCTCGGTCGTCGCGAGCGTGAGCGTCAGGGTCTTGCTGTAGGTGCCGGTGCGCAGGGCGTCGTTGGCGCCGATGCGCTGGCGGTAGGTGACCGGCGTGGTGTCGCCGGACACGGGGCCCGTGTAGGTGCGGACGACGAGCGGGCTCGCGCCGAGGTCGGCGAACGTGCCGGTCGCGCTACCGCGTGCCTGGAGGGCCTGCGGCAGCGAGAACGCGCCGTTGACGAGATGACCGGGGTTGGCGCCCGGGTCGGCGACGGACAGGGTCGCGTTGCCGGCCGTGGAGGTGACGGTCACGTCCGCGTTGGCGTCGTAGTTGTTGGCGACGCCGGGCACGAACGCCGGGAACGACGCGGGCGCGCCGAGGGTCAGCGAGAGCGTCGCCGGGACGTTGCCGCCGACCGGGACGTCCGTGTTGGTCGCCGACAGGATCTCCGGGGCGAGGGCGGTCTTGAAGACCGTGGCGCCCGCGTTGTCGACGCTCACCTGGCAGTAGACCGACTTGCCGACGTCGGCCGCGGTGGGCGTGTAGGTGTCGCCCTGGCCGACGATCTGCGCGTCCAGCCACGTCAGGTCGGCCGTGCCCGTGCCGAGCGTGGCGTCCGGCGGCGTGGTGGTGTTGTTGTAGTCGAGCTGGCTCGGGGCGCGGAAGTGCGGGTGCGTGGACGGGACCTTGTTGGCCGCGTACCACGTGACCCAGCGCGTGCTGCCCGCGGCCGCGTTCCACGTGCCGTGGTTGCAGGTCAGCGCCTGCCCCTGGTAGCCGGTGCCGGTGACGGACGGAGCCGCCGTGTTGACCGGCAGGTCGGCCGGAGCGAACTCCTTGACCTGCATCTCGCGGTAGGAGATGCGGTCGTTGCCGCCGTGCGTCTGCAGGCCGAGGTAACCGGCGGCGAGCTGACGCGCCATCGTCGGCGGGTCACCCGCGCGCGAGGCGATCTTCGGGATCGAGTTGTCGAACTGGTTGATGACCTCGCCGTCGATCAAGACCGTGTACTGCTGGCCGATCGTGCGGATCTCCATCTCGTGCCAGACGCCCTTGACCAGGCGCTTGTACGTGCCCGACTGCTTGGCGTTGAGGTTGCGGAAGTTGTAGATCGAGCCCGTCTTGATCGGGTCGGTCGAGGGCTGCGGACCGCCGCCGGTGAGCGACTCGTTGATCTG is a genomic window containing:
- a CDS encoding DHA2 family efflux MFS transporter permease subunit; protein product: MTSPERTRWAALYVLCAGTLMIVLDATIVNVALPSIQDDLGFSASSLAWVVNAYLIAFGGLLLLAGRAGDLLGQRNVFLAGLVLFTAASVACAVAQTQSMLIAARFVQGAGGALTSAVVLGMIVTMFPTPREQAKALGVYGFVASAGGSIGLLAGGVLTDALDWHWIFFINAPIGVATGVLALRLVPSSSGLGLRGGADLPGAALLTGGVMLGVYTILGVTEHGWLAGRTLLLGAVSAVALGAFLVRQTRVATPLMPLRLFRSRDVSGANVVMALMVVGMFSLFFLGALYLQLVLGYDPLAVGLAFLPSTLVMGATSLKLSQRFAPRAILAPSMLFVLAGLLLFSRTPVDGTFAVDVLPATILIGLGAGLSMPAIMTLAMSGVAPEDTGLASGLINTTVQVGGAIGLAVLATLAAGRTGASTAPADLLAGYHLAFLIGAGVLAAATVVAVWLTRPSVLQVLRVRDVLAPDRV
- a CDS encoding (R)-mandelonitrile lyase, with the translated sequence MEVIRPRQHATQRGNPDWFTGEVWIDPISTGPHVKLLSVHFAPGARTAWHKHPFGQTIHVTEGSGLAQSRGGNVEPIRAGDTVHFEPGEEHWHGADSANFMTHLAMQEIADDGSDAIWGEHVSDAEYLQD
- a CDS encoding sigma-70 family RNA polymerase sigma factor, whose amino-acid sequence is MTAVPANLRLRRESTLRSRAARGDAAAFAAVYERHHQDLYRYCRSILRHEEDAQDALQSTMTRAFAALQDEQRDFELRPWLFRIAHNEAISILRKRRTTTELDDIPIPADLEDRVSEREELRLLQMDLADLPDRQRAALVLRELNGLSHAEIAVVLETSAANVKQTIYEARSALFSAREGREMPCDDVRRMLSDGDGRVLRGRGVRAHLRSCAGCRRFQTDIDQRSKRLAMLAPPLPTAGAAALLAQILGGGGAAKLLACVAIAGGGATVAAVEFYKPPPRAAAEAPPTTPRQAPDRPAAATTTPTPTSTTTATPTATPGAVRTSTENTPATAKKDKPTKRTAAKRRRTPVISPAVQDPPAETRQGEREQASDPAPRGTPPGKEAKPDKPEKAKPEKEPKTKPEQSERRGPPDTPPGQAKPKKQPPGRSKPDKAKPQKPDKAPTSETTPAPTAVVTPKADPPGQAKKDAEPPGQAKREGEPPGQAKKQDKGEGADDDG
- a CDS encoding Clp protease N-terminal domain-containing protein: MSLLEKTLTADPTASLRALTALRAELDVLERHLVGRALQEGQTYTQIARPLGISRQAAHRRYRDLTSPPRLSEVARATLVRAREEAARHGSRSIDGEHLVLALARAGALSIDVEAARRSFAPPAMNAPAPAGLHPALHARLVRNSGELGLEQLVKATLEDAGARRLLEQFGRGSVHQLVDRRPVANGRGAGEPRFAEGLHQA
- a CDS encoding DUF1697 domain-containing protein; translated protein: MPRNLALLRGINLGSKRRVAMADLRALLEELGYTDVRTVLASGNAIFTGRTSRSTLERALQQRFDMQIDVVLRTMDELRAVIANDPFKGEVDDPTRYLVVFLDREPTLDQLEAEDFTPDRFVARGTEIYAWCPEGMQNSRLMKALGKPGLAGTATVRNWATVNKLVD
- a CDS encoding hydroxyacid-oxoacid transhydrogenase — encoded protein: MGAAARESIFTLEATPIKFGPGAVDDAGWELKRLGVTRALLVTDPGIPHVDRVRAALGDVDVVVYDGARVEPTLESLQAAADFALDAEVGGFVSLGGGSAIDTAKVANLIVSHPAPVMDYVNPPIGSGRSVPGPLRPHLAIPTTCGTGSEATTVAVLDIPERRVKTGISHRYLRPSQAIVDPELASTLPSEVVASAGLDVVCHAAESFLSKPYTAREKPSSPDARPPYQGANPVADVWSQKALEYGGRFLRRAVADGDDVEARGAMMLAASMAGVGFGSAGVHIPHACAYPIAGLKHEWTPPGYPSGHAFVPHGISVIVTAPAAFAFTEEASPERHAQAAALLGGSSLPEALRSLMDDLRVPSLAELGYGPDDIPELVEGALAQQRLLAVAPREVGADDLAAILRASL
- a CDS encoding M24 family metallopeptidase, giving the protein MNVLIDADTIRSPELRHEVPAAILDPFLYGERDGVAFATTSALDAANIAKARPDLRQLDTMSELGLRELIVGGMGRGEALLEVRARACEAMGVTEAAVPATFPLATARFLEARGITLHVDDALFVARRRIKTPAQLEGIKRATRAAEHGLQAAREALAPGLTCTELRAIVRAAVEPHAALGEFTVATGPDTATGHGSSTGPIVPGQPVIVDLWPQDRETGTFTDIARTFVVGEPDPEITRWHALVLEVLEDALAYVKPGVEGKQLHARACDRFEAEGFPTQRKPGKHLMEGFPTALGHGVGLEVHEAPGLGRTGEALQAGDVISIEPFLCRPGFGGVQVEEIVLVTDTGAELLSDHPRTL
- a CDS encoding DUF559 domain-containing protein, which gives rise to MRNETPAYGELGSADAEIARVAARQYGIVTVAQLRAARLTKNAITRRVKQQRLHRVGHGVYAVGHTALSQEGRWLAEVYTAGEGAALGYFAAAKLYEVWRYRVSLIDVVVPARRRPKTRARLHMCRNLDPRDVTVFRGIPVTTFARTCVDLTEELTKWELANLLHEAWWRKRLSIPALHETLARANGRRHLNRLEQAIALHEDGSAGTRSRDELRFLIGFEQAGLPEPLVNTDLAGHEVDFHWPTLKLALELDGIGHDRARTQREDERKEAAWRAGGFEVLRFKESQRRAATDAVAARVLRAPTARSSRA
- a CDS encoding 3-keto-disaccharide hydrolase, whose amino-acid sequence is MQRKLLACVTGLAALAAAPAAHAQYTAPAPDPGFRYIFDGTATGSDASFDKWKFAAGTLAQSRPASEGGQGQATLNTTNGAIDVGASPFGAYWYPVKAFGDATFRIQYTVQDTPTSTRNGGVMIRTPEVRYDGADTNAVLAKKPAGFNYDVCPGAIAVCGLLEPAPSTTYKWAGSTPNLPPAFEYTGGYCARSTAAGVYNVNGLNNQPLTVNGNANNHQHWTQVACGHEVQINESLTGGGPQPSTDPIKTGSIYNFRNLNAKQSGTYKRLVKGVWHEMEIRTIGQQYTVLIDGEVINQFDNSIPKIASRAGDPPTMARQLAAGYLGLQTHGGNDRISYREMQVKEFAPADLPVNTAAPSVTGTGYQGQALTCNHGTWNAAAGSTRWVTWYAANKVPSTHPHFRAPSQLDYNNTTTPPDATLGTGTADLTWLDAQIVGQGDTYTPTAADVGKSVYCQVSVDNAGATVFKTALAPEILSATNTDVPVGGNVPATLSLTLGAPASFPAFVPGVANNYDANADVTVTSTAGNATLSVADPGANPGHLVNGAFSLPQALQARGSATGTFADLGASPLVVRTYTGPVSGDTTPVTYRQRIGANDALRTGTYSKTLTLTLATTEP